One segment of bacterium DNA contains the following:
- a CDS encoding tetratricopeptide repeat protein has translation MRAKKILVLAGALALLAIAGCRSAHVTSAILYIDQLMYDKAISVLHEGLDYSPDEAEAYFYLGEAHSKKAEEQIRENDFLEAKRNYSMSYDYYQKTLKMDQGLNDRVQESLRYNYFMQVNNATNEYQAGYYEAAEGYYRLAFAALPDSLSPIKNLARVKIQLAMEHDNDPAILQEALELLDQVLEGNPGAYELLSDKANVLSRLDRKDEAVAIYDKLLVDHPDDAPLMVDIANLSQEQGDLERAGDLLVRVMGIYETDDDTANDEDVYFLSLQAAILYADNRVLRYPDAIEMYGMALALEDIPEENTLLQKLQLHYKYGAQLEERAADEQDPAAKEELARQAREQFETGVNVGNALVSQYFESTYGYYYLALCYGKQGNQANFDLNMEQYRRLLE, from the coding sequence CGCCCACGTGACCAGCGCCATCCTCTACATCGACCAGCTGATGTACGACAAGGCCATCTCGGTGCTGCACGAAGGACTGGACTACAGTCCCGACGAGGCGGAGGCCTACTTCTATCTCGGCGAGGCTCATTCCAAGAAGGCCGAGGAGCAGATACGGGAGAACGATTTCCTGGAGGCGAAGCGCAACTACAGCATGTCCTACGACTATTACCAGAAGACCCTGAAAATGGATCAGGGCCTGAACGACCGAGTCCAGGAATCGCTCCGCTACAACTACTTCATGCAGGTCAACAACGCCACGAACGAGTACCAGGCCGGCTACTACGAGGCCGCCGAGGGCTATTACAGGCTGGCTTTTGCCGCCCTGCCCGATTCCCTCTCGCCCATCAAGAACCTGGCTCGCGTGAAGATACAATTGGCCATGGAGCATGACAACGACCCGGCCATTCTCCAGGAGGCCCTGGAGCTGCTCGACCAGGTGCTCGAGGGCAATCCCGGCGCCTACGAACTGCTCTCGGACAAGGCCAACGTCCTGAGCCGCCTCGACCGCAAGGACGAAGCGGTGGCCATCTACGACAAGCTGCTGGTCGATCACCCGGACGATGCCCCCCTGATGGTCGACATCGCCAACCTGTCCCAGGAACAGGGCGATTTGGAGCGCGCGGGCGACCTGCTGGTGCGCGTGATGGGGATCTACGAGACCGACGACGATACGGCCAACGACGAGGACGTCTATTTCCTCTCGCTCCAGGCGGCCATTCTATACGCCGACAACCGGGTGCTGCGCTATCCGGACGCCATCGAGATGTACGGCATGGCGCTGGCGCTGGAGGACATCCCCGAGGAGAACACCCTGCTGCAGAAGCTCCAGCTCCACTACAAGTACGGCGCGCAGCTGGAAGAGCGAGCCGCGGACGAGCAGGACCCCGCGGCCAAGGAGGAGCTGGCACGGCAGGCCCGCGAGCAGTTCGAGACCGGCGTGAACGTGGGCAACGCCCTGGTCAGCCAGTACTTCGAGAGCACGTACGGTTATTACTACCTGGCTCTCTGCTACGGCAAGCAAGGCAACCAAGCCAACTTCGATCTGAACATGGAACAGTACCGGAGGCTGTTGGAGTAA